Proteins co-encoded in one Actinomadura luteofluorescens genomic window:
- a CDS encoding glycosyl hydrolase family 18 protein, producing the protein MSRPGGRRAIALAGAATLAAATALLTAPPASSAQAVTATCKKTSDWGTGFDGNCTITNGTGAAISSWKLEADLPSGTSVGNVWNATKTVSGNHYTFANTGWNGTIAAGATTSFGFGGTGSGWFTGCTINGATCDGSTPPEKDTEAPSAPSGLRSTGTTATSVSLAWTAATDNVGVTGYDVYNGSTKAASVTGTSTTVGGLSAKTAYTFTVKAKDAAGNTSPASASVSVTTDEGGGGNPGGGGDKVVGYFTNWGVYQRNYHVKNVETSGSAAKLTHINYAFGNVTGGRCAIGDSYADYDKAYTADQSVDGVADNWDQPLRGNFNQLRKLKKLHPNLKVLWSFGGWTWSGGFGQAAQNPAAFAESCYNLVEDPRWADVFDGIDIDWEYPNACGLTCDTSGPDAFRKLMAAVRAKFGSGNLVTAAITADASDGGKMDVTDYGGAAQYVDWYNPMTYDYFGAWDAKGPTAPHSPLTSYPGIPHAGFNTTDTIAKLRAKGVPASKMLLGIGFYGRGWTGVTQSEPGGTATGAAPGTYEAGIEDYKVLKGKCPATSTVAGTAYGKCGGEWWSYDTPSTIRGKMGFAGDQGLGGAFFWELSGDTTGGELITAIKSGLG; encoded by the coding sequence ATGTCACGACCGGGCGGACGGCGGGCCATCGCGCTCGCCGGCGCAGCGACACTGGCGGCGGCCACCGCCCTGCTCACGGCGCCCCCGGCGTCGTCGGCGCAGGCCGTCACCGCCACCTGCAAGAAGACCTCCGACTGGGGCACCGGCTTCGACGGCAACTGCACCATCACCAACGGCACCGGCGCGGCGATCAGCAGCTGGAAGCTGGAGGCGGACCTGCCGTCCGGGACGTCCGTCGGCAACGTCTGGAACGCGACCAAGACCGTCTCCGGGAACCACTACACGTTCGCCAACACCGGCTGGAACGGCACGATCGCCGCGGGCGCGACCACCAGCTTCGGGTTCGGCGGCACCGGCTCCGGCTGGTTCACCGGCTGCACGATCAACGGCGCGACCTGCGACGGCTCCACGCCCCCCGAGAAGGACACCGAGGCCCCCTCGGCCCCGTCCGGCCTCCGCTCCACAGGCACGACCGCCACCAGCGTGTCGCTGGCGTGGACCGCAGCGACCGACAACGTCGGCGTCACCGGCTACGACGTCTACAACGGCTCCACCAAGGCCGCGTCGGTGACCGGTACCAGCACCACCGTCGGCGGGCTGTCGGCCAAGACCGCCTACACATTCACCGTCAAGGCCAAGGACGCCGCCGGGAACACCTCCCCCGCGTCGGCATCGGTGTCGGTCACCACCGACGAAGGCGGCGGCGGCAACCCCGGAGGCGGCGGCGACAAGGTCGTCGGGTACTTCACCAACTGGGGCGTCTACCAGCGCAACTACCACGTCAAGAACGTCGAGACGAGCGGCTCGGCCGCCAAACTCACGCACATCAACTACGCGTTCGGCAACGTGACGGGCGGCCGGTGCGCGATCGGCGACTCCTACGCCGACTACGACAAGGCGTACACCGCCGACCAGAGCGTCGACGGCGTCGCCGACAACTGGGACCAGCCGCTGCGCGGCAACTTCAACCAGCTGCGCAAGCTGAAGAAGCTGCACCCGAACCTGAAGGTGCTGTGGTCGTTCGGCGGCTGGACCTGGTCCGGCGGCTTCGGCCAGGCCGCCCAGAACCCCGCCGCGTTCGCCGAGTCCTGCTACAACCTGGTCGAGGACCCGCGCTGGGCCGACGTGTTCGACGGGATCGACATCGACTGGGAGTACCCGAACGCCTGCGGCCTGACCTGCGACACCAGTGGGCCGGACGCCTTCAGGAAGCTGATGGCGGCGGTGCGCGCCAAGTTCGGGTCCGGCAATCTCGTGACCGCCGCGATCACCGCGGACGCCTCCGACGGCGGGAAGATGGACGTCACCGACTACGGGGGCGCCGCCCAGTACGTCGACTGGTACAACCCCATGACCTACGATTACTTCGGCGCCTGGGACGCCAAGGGACCGACGGCGCCGCACTCGCCGCTCACGTCCTACCCGGGCATCCCCCACGCGGGCTTCAACACCACCGACACCATCGCCAAGCTCAGGGCCAAGGGCGTGCCGGCGAGCAAGATGCTGCTCGGCATCGGCTTCTACGGCCGCGGCTGGACGGGCGTCACCCAGTCCGAGCCGGGCGGCACCGCGACCGGCGCCGCGCCCGGCACCTACGAGGCCGGCATCGAGGACTACAAGGTCCTGAAGGGCAAGTGCCCCGCGACGAGCACGGTCGCCGGAACCGCCTACGGCAAGTGCGGCGGCGAGTGGTGGAGCTACGACACCCCGTCCACCATCCGCGGGAAGATGGGCTTCGCCGGAGACCAGGGTCTCGGCGGCGCCTTCTTCTGGGAACTCAGCGGCGACACGACGGGCGGTGAGCTGATCACCGCGATCAAGAGCGGTCTCGGCTGA